The DNA region AGGTACTCGGGACGGCGGCCGTAGGCGCGACCCTCGTAGTCGTCGCCGTCGTAGTCCTCGAGCTCTTCGGCAGGCACCATTCCGAAGTAAGCCTTCAGCTTCTGCAGTGTGCTCATGGCATTCCTCCGCGACTCCCCGTGCGTGGTTCCCACGTGCGCAGTCATGGTTGACCTGTCAAGGGGAGGCTAACCCGCGACCCCCTAGCAGGGCAGTTCCGACACGCACGCACGTCGACCCATGGTCGACCGCTTCTTCGAGATCGTTACTCATGCCGCACGACAGCTCACGCGCCGTGGGATACAGCGCGCGGAGCTGCTGCGCCGCACCGGCAAGACGTTCGAAGGCCGCCGCCGGTTCCATCCCCAGCGGTGCCACCGCCATGATCCCCCGCAATCGGAGTTCACTCGATCGAATTACATGATCCGCAAGGTAATCAAGATCACCCAGGGGGCAACCGCCGCGCGCCGGGTCGCCGTCGATGCTCGCCTGGAGGAGCACGTCGAGTGGCGTGGGCCGATCGGCCGCGGCGTGCGCGAGCGCGTCGGCCAAACGGGTCGAGTCGAGCGACTGGACCTCGTCGGCCCAGTGCGCGACCGACCTGGCCTTGTTGCGCTGGAGCCTGCCGACCATGTGCCAGCGAACCTTCAAATCCGGGCGCAGCACCCTGACCTCGTCGGACTTGGGCGCGGCGTCCTGGTCGCGGTTCTCGGCGAGGTCGAGCACCCCGAGGTCGGCCAGGATGACGGCGTCGGTGGCCGGGAAGGTCTTGGTCACCGCGAGAAGCCGCACGTCAGAGGGGTCGCGCCCGGCCTTGGCGCAGGCCGCGTCGATCCGCTCGCGCACGTCGGCGAGGTTCGCGGCGATCTCGGCGGCGCGGTCGGTCACGGCTCGAACCAGGTGACCGCGGCCAATCGCCCAGTGGTCGATTCCCTGCGGTGACTGAACAGGGTTCGCTCCTCGTTTGTGCACCGCGGGTCGATCCCGATCCGCGCGACCCCGGCGTCGGCGAGCTGGCGCCAGAGCCCGGCGCGCAGATCGAGCCCGGCGGTGCCCTTGCGGGTGCGGCAGGCGCTGCCGGGCAGGTGCTTCTCGACGTCGGTCTGCATCGCCTGCGGCACCTCGTAGCAGTCGCCGCACACCGAGGGGCCGAGCAGCACCTCCACGCGGCCCAGGTCGGCCCCGGCGTCCCGCATCGCGGCCAGCGCCGCGGGCACCACACCGACGCGTGCGCCGACCCGACCGGCGTGCACAGCGGCCACGACCCCGGCTTCGGGGTCGCCGAGCAGGACGGGAACGCAGTCGGCGACGAGCACGACCAAGGCGAGGTTGGGCTCGGCGCTCACCAGACCGTCTGTTGCCTCGACAGGTCCGTCCTGCGGGCCGTTGACGACGGCCACGGATCGGCCGTGCACCTGTTCCATCCAGACGAGCCGCTCGGGCGCCAGCCCCAGCTCGCCGGCCAGCCTGCCCCGGTTCGCGGCGACGGCGGCGGGGTCGTCGCCGACGTGGTCCCCGAGGTTGAACGACTCATAGGGCGCGGCGGACACCCCACCCTCGCGCGTTGTCACCACCCGACGAATCCGCACAAGCACTCCTCAGCGAGACGAACCCCGGCGAAACATCGCCGGGGTTCGTATGGTCTCAACGCTTCACTACCTGCGCATGAACGGGGGGACGTCGACCTCTTCGTCCGGGTCCTCGCCGACCGGGACGGCCCGGCTCGGCAGGCTGCCCTGGGTGCCGCGCACGCCGGGCAGCGACTGCGCGCCCGCCGCGGGCGGTGCCGCCTGGGGGTAGCCGTTGGCCTGCGGGGCCTGGTATGCGCCAGGGTGCTGCTGCACCGGCTGCGTCTGATGCTGCTGCGTCTGATGCTGCTGCACCGGCTGCTGCTGGGGCTGCTGCGTCACCGCGGCGGGCGGACGCTCGGTGG from Alloactinosynnema sp. L-07 includes:
- the pgeF gene encoding peptidoglycan editing factor PgeF produces the protein MRIRRVVTTREGGVSAAPYESFNLGDHVGDDPAAVAANRGRLAGELGLAPERLVWMEQVHGRSVAVVNGPQDGPVEATDGLVSAEPNLALVVLVADCVPVLLGDPEAGVVAAVHAGRVGARVGVVPAALAAMRDAGADLGRVEVLLGPSVCGDCYEVPQAMQTDVEKHLPGSACRTRKGTAGLDLRAGLWRQLADAGVARIGIDPRCTNEERTLFSHRRESTTGRLAAVTWFEP
- a CDS encoding YggS family pyridoxal phosphate-dependent enzyme, whose amino-acid sequence is MTDRAAEIAANLADVRERIDAACAKAGRDPSDVRLLAVTKTFPATDAVILADLGVLDLAENRDQDAAPKSDEVRVLRPDLKVRWHMVGRLQRNKARSVAHWADEVQSLDSTRLADALAHAAADRPTPLDVLLQASIDGDPARGGCPLGDLDYLADHVIRSSELRLRGIMAVAPLGMEPAAAFERLAGAAQQLRALYPTARELSCGMSNDLEEAVDHGSTCVRVGTALLGGRGLASP